In a single window of the Acyrthosiphon pisum isolate AL4f chromosome X, pea_aphid_22Mar2018_4r6ur, whole genome shotgun sequence genome:
- the LOC100159495 gene encoding mitochondrial thiamine pyrophosphate carrier-like (The RefSeq protein has 1 frameshift compared to this genomic sequence), giving the protein MTLDISNAEKKTTWLLHSTAGACSGAFTRLVCQPFDVLKIRFQLQVEPLSRNSNNSKYKSIYQSINLIYKEEGFKALWKGLLPGQFLSTTYGLTQFLVFQKTLAFLSITEKELNQTSSVHFLCGVSSAAAATLVSYPFDVVRTRLVAQKSNQIYANMRSVAISMYKTEGIFAYYRGFFPTLLQSALQGGFLFMFYNTFSKFSSTNTSTNTTIHDNHMNSVKQFSSGFMAGVAAKTIVYPLDVTKKRIQLQDFIHSRDGFGKKFMCNGLLDCIYVTLREESISGLFKGLSPSLIKAGSRLHYI; this is encoded by the exons ATGACGTTAGACATTAGCAAtgccgaaaaaaaaacaacatggtTATTACATAGCACGGCTGGCGCGTGTAGTGGAGCTTTTACACGCTTGGTCTGTCAACCATTTGATGTACTAAAAATACGATTTCAG ttgCAAGTTGAGCCATTATCAAGAAATTCAAATAACTCCAAGTACAAATCTATTTACCAATCAATTAATCTTATATACAAAGAAGAAGGTTTTAAGGCACTATGGAAAGGTCTTTTACCGGGACAGTTCTTATCAACTACCTACGGATTAACACAA tttttagtCTTTCAAAAAACTCTGGCATTTCTATCAATAACTGAGAAAGAATTAAATCAGACGTCAAGTGTTCATTTTCTATGTGGTGTTTCGTCTGCAGCTGCTGCTACTTTGGTGTCATATCCATTTGATGTTGTACGCACTCGTCTAGTAGCTCAAAAATCTAATCAA ATTTATGCAAATATGAGAAGTGTGGCCATATCCATGTATAAGACAGAAGGTATATTTGCATACTACAGAGGGTTTTTTCCTACCTTACTGCAAAGTGCTTTGCAAGGCGGTTTCTTGTTCATGTTTTATAAcacattttcaaagttttccTCAACGAATACTAGTACTAATACGA CCATTCATGACAACCACATGAACAGTGTTAAACAATTCAGCTCTGGATTCATGGCGGGGGTAGCAGCAAAAACAATTGTGTACCCACTAGATGTAACAAAAAAACGGATACAATTACAAGATTTTATTCATTCTAGGGATGGTTTTGGCAAG aaatttatgtGCAATGGATTATTGGACTGTATCTATGTTACACTTCGAGAAGAATCTATTTCTGGTCTATTTAAAGGACTGTCTCCATCATTGATTAAAGC GGGTTCACGACTGCATTACATCTAA
- the LOC100159495 gene encoding mitochondrial thiamine pyrophosphate carrier-like isoform X1 gives MTLDISNAEKKTTWLLHSTAGACSGAFTRLVCQPFDVLKIRFQLQVEPLSRNSNNSKYKSIYQSINLIYKEEGFKALWKGLLPGQFLSTTYGLTQFLVFQKTLAFLSITEKELNQTSSVHFLCGVSSAAAATLVSYPFDVVRTRLVAQKSNQIYANMRSVAISMYKTEGIFAYYRGFFPTLLQSALQGGFLFMFYNTFSKFSSTNTSTNTTIHDNHMNSVKQFSSGFMAGVAAKTIVYPLDVTKKRIQLQDFIHSRDGFGKKFMCNGLLDCIYVTLREESISGLFKGLSPSLIKAGFTTALHLTLYEQTFKLLQPLVNNY, from the exons ATGACGTTAGACATTAGCAAtgccgaaaaaaaaacaacatggtTATTACATAGCACGGCTGGCGCGTGTAGTGGAGCTTTTACACGCTTGGTCTGTCAACCATTTGATGTACTAAAAATACGATTTCAG ttgCAAGTTGAGCCATTATCAAGAAATTCAAATAACTCCAAGTACAAATCTATTTACCAATCAATTAATCTTATATACAAAGAAGAAGGTTTTAAGGCACTATGGAAAGGTCTTTTACCGGGACAGTTCTTATCAACTACCTACGGATTAACACAA tttttagtCTTTCAAAAAACTCTGGCATTTCTATCAATAACTGAGAAAGAATTAAATCAGACGTCAAGTGTTCATTTTCTATGTGGTGTTTCGTCTGCAGCTGCTGCTACTTTGGTGTCATATCCATTTGATGTTGTACGCACTCGTCTAGTAGCTCAAAAATCTAATCAA ATTTATGCAAATATGAGAAGTGTGGCCATATCCATGTATAAGACAGAAGGTATATTTGCATACTACAGAGGGTTTTTTCCTACCTTACTGCAAAGTGCTTTGCAAGGCGGTTTCTTGTTCATGTTTTATAAcacattttcaaagttttccTCAACGAATACTAGTACTAATACGA CCATTCATGACAACCACATGAACAGTGTTAAACAATTCAGCTCTGGATTCATGGCGGGGGTAGCAGCAAAAACAATTGTGTACCCACTAGATGTAACAAAAAAACGGATACAATTACAAGATTTTATTCATTCTAGGGATGGTTTTGGCAAG aaatttatgtGCAATGGATTATTGGACTGTATCTATGTTACACTTCGAGAAGAATCTATTTCTGGTCTATTTAAAGGACTGTCTCCATCATTGATTAAAGCTGGGTTCACGACTGCATTACATCTAACCCTTTATGAACAAACCTTTAAGTTACTTCAACCATTAGTCaacaattattag
- the LOC100159495 gene encoding mitochondrial thiamine pyrophosphate carrier-like isoform X2 — protein MTLDISNAEKKTTWLLHSTAGACSGAFTRLVCQPFDVLKIRFQLQVEPLSRNSNNSKYKSIYQSINLIYKEEGFKALWKGLLPGQFLSTTYGLTQFLVFQKTLAFLSITEKELNQTSSVHFLCGVSSAAAATLVSYPFDVVRTRLVAQKSNQIYANMRSVAISMYKTEAIHDNHMNSVKQFSSGFMAGVAAKTIVYPLDVTKKRIQLQDFIHSRDGFGKKFMCNGLLDCIYVTLREESISGLFKGLSPSLIKAGFTTALHLTLYEQTFKLLQPLVNNY, from the exons ATGACGTTAGACATTAGCAAtgccgaaaaaaaaacaacatggtTATTACATAGCACGGCTGGCGCGTGTAGTGGAGCTTTTACACGCTTGGTCTGTCAACCATTTGATGTACTAAAAATACGATTTCAG ttgCAAGTTGAGCCATTATCAAGAAATTCAAATAACTCCAAGTACAAATCTATTTACCAATCAATTAATCTTATATACAAAGAAGAAGGTTTTAAGGCACTATGGAAAGGTCTTTTACCGGGACAGTTCTTATCAACTACCTACGGATTAACACAA tttttagtCTTTCAAAAAACTCTGGCATTTCTATCAATAACTGAGAAAGAATTAAATCAGACGTCAAGTGTTCATTTTCTATGTGGTGTTTCGTCTGCAGCTGCTGCTACTTTGGTGTCATATCCATTTGATGTTGTACGCACTCGTCTAGTAGCTCAAAAATCTAATCAA ATTTATGCAAATATGAGAAGTGTGGCCATATCCATGTATAAGACAGAAG CCATTCATGACAACCACATGAACAGTGTTAAACAATTCAGCTCTGGATTCATGGCGGGGGTAGCAGCAAAAACAATTGTGTACCCACTAGATGTAACAAAAAAACGGATACAATTACAAGATTTTATTCATTCTAGGGATGGTTTTGGCAAG aaatttatgtGCAATGGATTATTGGACTGTATCTATGTTACACTTCGAGAAGAATCTATTTCTGGTCTATTTAAAGGACTGTCTCCATCATTGATTAAAGCTGGGTTCACGACTGCATTACATCTAACCCTTTATGAACAAACCTTTAAGTTACTTCAACCATTAGTCaacaattattag